In one window of Spiroplasma corruscae DNA:
- a CDS encoding bifunctional 4-hydroxy-2-oxoglutarate aldolase/2-dehydro-3-deoxy-phosphogluconate aldolase, producing the protein MSNIKKHIEEFKKYRISTIVRTDSYNNAYRIVKASHEAGIKFIELTLTIPDAYKLIKTCREDFPDLFIGAGTVLTLEEAKKAVENKAQYLVSPVSNIEILKWSNDNDILFVAGALTPTEMYNLHINGAKLIKFFPATSMPMNYIQLIHNPHPNFELLATGGIDYENVDKFIKAGCIGCGVTADLGGASESLDYEEIVNIARKYVNKVNNI; encoded by the coding sequence ATGTCAAATATAAAAAAACATATTGAAGAATTTAAAAAATATCGTATTTCTACAATCGTGAGAACTGATTCTTATAATAATGCTTATAGGATTGTGAAAGCATCACATGAAGCTGGGATAAAATTTATAGAGTTAACACTTACAATACCTGATGCATATAAATTGATTAAAACTTGTCGCGAAGATTTCCCTGACTTATTTATAGGTGCTGGAACAGTGTTAACTTTAGAAGAAGCAAAAAAAGCGGTAGAAAATAAGGCGCAATATTTGGTTTCTCCAGTTTCAAATATCGAAATTTTAAAATGATCAAATGATAATGATATCTTATTTGTAGCTGGAGCATTAACTCCAACAGAAATGTATAATTTACATATAAATGGGGCAAAACTAATCAAATTTTTTCCAGCTACTTCAATGCCTATGAATTATATTCAATTAATTCATAATCCACATCCTAATTTTGAATTATTAGCAACTGGTGGAATAGACTATGAAAATGTAGATAAATTTATTAAGGCTGGTTGTATTGGTTGTGGTGTAACAGCTGATCTTGGTGGTGCTTCTGAAAGTTTGGATTATGAAGAAATAGTAAATATAGCAAGAAAATATGTTAATAAGGTTAATAATATATAA
- a CDS encoding 2-hydroxycarboxylate transporter family protein: MYKFLTTEENEKYVSKKSNSLVIFEKKSKKLNAYKEKEYFKMEKNYQKCKLSFLNKREKLKNKLELSKKVLEEKYQSNKLNDINYNNYFSSLEEIYSKKLLNLDEDLDIMEQNYVLAKQDIEDGFQNSVNYNEKVYIRSIEKKFAKIDFKKQFKIEKSKIINKNTDKKEFKLRLLEIKRSIYENSNKEYIPFQLAFINWKQRKKENFELWKLKKQKQLIEMKHYSFKDWITLRIYTIPLYLLLIMVGVVVAAFITGIVTDKMIYAFSILLTLSIVFGVLFTKIPIWNKYLGGALIGCMIIGSLFVKFNVLPTEVETSIKVWFEEQDFVGFYISVLLVGAVILIPKKMIVKATGGFFAIIIIGTLGATVVGLLGMLATGLSMKEFLLNYWLPILCSGNGGGIQPIGEIAAQNGFNKKDWMSSALTVSTVASILSVIMAGILSAIGKVRPSLSGDGKLVKKDIHTTERKSEAKDRNIAVAVLIIGIIYIASDTLANKVFTKDMIGILIPNYAWMIVIGITLNILNIIPREIKKGISKVNIFISKQTTWLLMFAVGMVYINFDKFVNALSPTTLLLCLSFVVGASIFPLFAAKLFKFYGVESAIAGGLCMTAQGGAGAIMVLGTSNRMELMPWGQITCRIAGSVILILAGVFFSIYANEAVPVGLL; the protein is encoded by the coding sequence ATGTATAAGTTTTTAACGACTGAAGAGAATGAAAAATATGTTAGTAAAAAGAGTAACTCTTTAGTTATATTTGAGAAGAAATCCAAAAAATTAAATGCGTATAAAGAAAAAGAGTACTTTAAAATGGAAAAAAACTATCAAAAATGTAAACTTAGTTTTTTAAATAAAAGAGAAAAACTTAAAAATAAACTTGAATTAAGTAAAAAAGTACTAGAAGAAAAATATCAGAGTAATAAATTAAATGATATTAATTATAATAATTATTTTAGCTCACTTGAAGAAATATATTCAAAAAAATTATTAAATTTAGATGAAGATCTTGATATTATGGAACAAAATTATGTTTTAGCAAAGCAAGACATAGAAGATGGGTTTCAAAACTCTGTAAATTATAATGAAAAAGTATACATAAGATCAATTGAAAAAAAGTTTGCTAAAATAGATTTTAAAAAACAATTTAAAATAGAAAAAAGTAAAATTATCAATAAAAACACTGATAAAAAGGAGTTTAAATTAAGGTTATTAGAAATCAAAAGAAGTATTTATGAAAATAGTAATAAGGAATATATTCCTTTTCAGTTAGCTTTTATTAATTGAAAACAACGCAAAAAAGAGAATTTTGAATTATGGAAATTGAAGAAACAAAAGCAATTGATTGAAATGAAGCATTATTCATTCAAGGATTGGATTACTTTAAGAATTTACACTATACCATTATATTTATTATTGATTATGGTTGGAGTTGTTGTAGCTGCATTTATAACTGGTATAGTTACAGATAAAATGATCTATGCTTTTAGTATTCTACTAACTTTATCGATAGTATTTGGTGTATTATTCACAAAAATACCTATTTGAAATAAATATTTAGGTGGAGCACTTATTGGTTGTATGATTATTGGTAGTTTGTTTGTTAAGTTTAATGTTTTGCCAACAGAGGTTGAAACATCGATAAAAGTTTGATTTGAAGAGCAGGATTTTGTAGGATTCTATATTTCTGTTTTATTGGTTGGTGCAGTTATATTAATACCAAAAAAAATGATTGTTAAAGCAACAGGTGGTTTTTTTGCCATTATTATTATAGGTACATTGGGAGCTACAGTTGTCGGTTTATTAGGAATGCTAGCAACCGGTTTGTCAATGAAGGAATTTTTATTAAATTATTGATTACCAATTTTATGTAGTGGTAATGGTGGTGGTATTCAACCAATTGGTGAAATAGCTGCTCAAAATGGTTTTAATAAAAAAGATTGAATGTCTTCTGCTTTAACTGTATCAACTGTTGCTTCTATTCTATCGGTAATTATGGCTGGAATTTTATCAGCAATTGGTAAAGTTAGGCCATCATTATCTGGGGATGGTAAACTTGTAAAAAAAGATATTCATACAACCGAAAGAAAATCAGAAGCAAAAGATAGAAATATTGCTGTAGCTGTATTAATTATTGGAATTATTTATATTGCATCAGACACTTTAGCAAATAAAGTATTTACAAAAGATATGATTGGTATACTAATACCTAACTATGCTTGAATGATTGTAATTGGTATAACTTTAAATATATTAAATATAATTCCAAGAGAAATAAAAAAGGGAATTAGTAAAGTAAATATATTCATTTCCAAACAAACAACTTGGTTGTTAATGTTTGCTGTTGGAATGGTATATATTAATTTTGATAAATTTGTTAATGCTTTAAGTCCTACTACATTGCTTTTATGTTTATCGTTTGTTGTTGGTGCATCAATTTTTCCACTATTTGCTGCTAAATTATTCAAATTCTATGGAGTTGAATCAGCAATAGCGGGTGGTTTATGCATGACTGCCCAAGGTGGAGCGGGTGCAATAATGGTACTGGGAACAAGTAATAGAATGGAATTAATGCCTTGAGGACAAATAACTTGCAGGATAGCTGGAAGTGTTATTTTAATATTAGCAGGAGTTTTCTTCTCAATATATGCAAATGAAGCAGTTCCGGTGGGATTGTTATAA
- a CDS encoding citrate lyase holo-[acyl-carrier protein] synthase, whose protein sequence is MQQLLEKILDARENRTRILKSKLENSEFVVTLSLNIPGISKKGDLKLKFIQKCFYEYLSNLKKFYETINFDFFEDEAGYIYYIEVAKGDPYQVKKLALDFEDILGKHSSLVDIDVYLSLTKKITRENLAKLPRVCLICDEFAKNCAFKQRHPIEELEKVVDNLLNLEIAFAFSKQYIMHDIINDVSEGKLSPSDRLKEVELSKKYNVSRTKIREVIATLTEYGLLAWRKDIGVIVKQLTYAELTEVIELRKCAKLIIFKDIFEKIKNKDHRVVVERVLEYLQFLDRSNLDLLKKWNEEFYALLFSISDKYFTKNLFNKFEILFSNVRYLISKKAESYFYVIHEQHINICIALLTKSFKELNKSIELYFEDIQKIIIKVMENE, encoded by the coding sequence ATGCAACAATTACTAGAAAAAATTTTAGATGCACGTGAAAATAGAACTAGGATATTAAAATCAAAACTAGAAAACTCAGAGTTTGTAGTAACCTTGTCTCTCAATATTCCTGGAATAAGTAAAAAAGGAGATTTAAAATTAAAGTTCATCCAAAAATGTTTCTATGAATATTTAAGTAATTTGAAAAAGTTTTATGAAACAATAAACTTCGATTTCTTTGAAGATGAAGCAGGATACATATATTACATTGAAGTTGCAAAAGGTGATCCATATCAAGTAAAAAAACTAGCCCTTGATTTTGAAGATATATTAGGAAAACATTCAAGCTTAGTAGATATTGATGTTTATCTTTCGCTTACCAAAAAAATTACAAGAGAAAATCTAGCAAAGTTACCCAGGGTATGTTTGATTTGTGATGAATTTGCAAAAAATTGTGCCTTCAAACAAAGACATCCAATTGAAGAATTAGAAAAAGTTGTTGATAATTTATTAAATCTAGAAATAGCATTTGCATTTTCAAAACAGTATATAATGCACGATATAATTAATGATGTTTCAGAAGGAAAATTATCTCCTTCAGATAGATTAAAAGAAGTAGAACTTTCAAAAAAATATAATGTATCAAGAACAAAAATAAGAGAAGTTATTGCTACTTTAACTGAATATGGTTTATTAGCTTGAAGAAAAGATATTGGAGTTATAGTAAAACAATTAACTTATGCAGAATTAACAGAAGTAATAGAATTAAGAAAATGTGCAAAGTTAATTATCTTTAAAGATATTTTTGAAAAAATAAAAAACAAAGACCATAGAGTTGTTGTAGAAAGAGTTTTAGAATACTTACAATTTCTTGATAGATCTAATTTAGATTTATTAAAAAAATGAAATGAAGAGTTTTATGCTTTATTATTTTCAATTTCAGATAAATATTTTACCAAAAACCTTTTTAATAAATTTGAAATATTATTTTCTAATGTAAGATATTTAATTAGCAAAAAAGCTGAAAGTTATTTTTATGTTATACACGAACAACATATTAATATATGCATTGCATTACTAACAAAAAGTTTCAAAGAATTAAATAAATCAATAGAGTTATATTTTGAAGATATTCAAAAAATTATAATAAAGGTAATGGAAAATGAATAA
- a CDS encoding cation-translocating P-type ATPase encodes MEEKVIIDEDLEWYQLSNDALFERLEVNPEKGLSKDQVLKKREIFGENILPSSKKPSILLIFFKTFLDPLSLIMIVAGVLSLIISLVVGKLTAPDIVGLIIIAFIVIINSIIATVQEVKSQNYVSSLDSKEKKVILVLRDSVKKEIPIEQLVPGDIIYVKAGDFVPADIRIIENQLALIDESALTGENEPVLKDDEAITSNNLVLGDQKNIAFMSTLVMEGKLLGVVFGTGKDSQIGKIATNITTSNKEKTPLEAKVIRLTTIIGIISLILGLILFGLSWLFKDNLDEGVRSWNRLMLIAVSAAISVIPESLTIIVKICLMVATKKMARKNVLIKNPKSIETLGNINVICTDKTGTLTQNKMSVDKVFYNFKETLVNEVDLENNKEFFNCIALCSDAVISKKKLGSPTELASIELAIKAKCNYKKLRKDYKRIDEIPFDSKRKMMTTLNLIDDKKFVYSKGALDYVLKNCSYKLIDGVKTKLTEEDKKVIINTIENFASQGLRLLGLAYKEKTMPKERYEKDLIFLGALGIIDPPRPEVKEAVEIARNAGIRVIMITGDHKITAHVIASRLGIVDDEHNDVITGQEIEELSDEDLKIKLKTTNVFARVNPEHKALIVDCLQSEKNIVAMTGDGVNDSPSLVKADVGIAMGINGSGVAKEVSDVILSDDNFKSIISGVNSGRNVYEKIKYSISFLIAANISQIITILLILAIEKDLALSSVNILFHIFIVETIIAIPIGMGKERKGVMNNKPPLNKKESVLKGIILQITLTTLFNSIFAFLNYQLTFLILDTTNPYRADFAKTGVYIAIIFGPIFYALLYNDTFLPISLRIKTAKKDKFKLNYYLISFMFLAIITTVITLLPIEKLNAFFEFRTENMPYYLWLLFFLFSFVQLPFIYFGYNLLKKTISYYSKNKSAIKSQ; translated from the coding sequence ATGGAAGAAAAGGTTATCATTGATGAGGACCTCGAATGGTATCAATTATCAAATGATGCGCTATTTGAAAGGTTAGAAGTTAATCCTGAAAAAGGTTTAAGTAAAGATCAAGTATTAAAAAAACGTGAAATTTTTGGTGAAAATATATTGCCATCATCTAAAAAACCAAGTATCTTATTAATATTTTTTAAAACATTTTTAGATCCATTGAGTTTAATAATGATTGTAGCAGGAGTTTTATCACTAATAATATCATTAGTAGTGGGTAAACTAACAGCCCCAGACATTGTTGGTTTAATAATAATTGCATTTATAGTTATAATAAATTCTATAATTGCTACAGTACAAGAAGTTAAATCTCAAAATTATGTATCTTCTTTAGACTCTAAGGAGAAAAAAGTAATACTAGTATTAAGAGATTCTGTAAAAAAAGAAATTCCAATTGAACAATTGGTGCCAGGAGACATTATTTATGTAAAAGCAGGAGATTTTGTGCCTGCTGATATTAGAATAATTGAAAACCAATTAGCACTTATAGATGAATCAGCTTTAACAGGAGAAAATGAACCAGTTTTAAAAGATGATGAAGCTATAACTTCTAATAATCTAGTATTAGGTGATCAAAAAAATATAGCATTTATGTCAACTTTGGTTATGGAAGGTAAATTATTAGGAGTAGTGTTTGGAACTGGTAAAGATTCTCAAATTGGGAAAATAGCAACAAATATTACTACATCAAATAAAGAAAAGACACCGCTTGAGGCAAAAGTTATTAGATTAACAACCATTATTGGTATAATTTCATTAATCTTAGGTCTTATCTTATTTGGATTATCTTGATTATTCAAAGATAATCTAGATGAAGGTGTCAGATCTTGAAATAGATTAATGCTTATTGCTGTATCAGCTGCAATTTCTGTCATTCCAGAGTCATTAACTATTATAGTTAAAATATGTTTAATGGTTGCTACTAAAAAAATGGCTAGAAAAAATGTGTTAATAAAAAATCCAAAATCTATTGAAACATTAGGAAACATTAATGTTATTTGTACTGATAAAACTGGTACACTAACCCAAAATAAAATGTCAGTAGATAAAGTTTTTTACAACTTTAAAGAAACTTTAGTAAATGAAGTTGATTTAGAAAATAATAAAGAGTTCTTTAATTGTATTGCTCTATGTAGTGATGCGGTTATTAGTAAGAAAAAACTTGGTAGTCCAACCGAATTAGCTTCAATTGAATTAGCTATAAAAGCAAAATGTAATTACAAAAAACTTAGAAAAGATTATAAAAGAATTGATGAAATTCCTTTTGATTCCAAAAGAAAAATGATGACTACATTAAATTTGATTGATGATAAAAAGTTTGTTTATTCAAAAGGAGCACTCGATTACGTGTTAAAAAACTGTTCTTATAAATTAATTGATGGCGTGAAAACAAAGTTAACAGAGGAAGATAAGAAAGTTATTATTAATACGATTGAAAATTTTGCTAGTCAAGGGCTAAGACTTTTGGGTCTTGCATACAAAGAAAAAACAATGCCAAAAGAAAGGTATGAAAAAGATTTAATTTTTTTAGGTGCATTAGGGATAATAGATCCCCCTAGACCTGAAGTTAAGGAAGCTGTTGAAATAGCTCGTAATGCTGGTATCAGAGTAATTATGATAACTGGTGATCATAAAATAACTGCACATGTAATTGCTTCTAGATTAGGAATTGTTGATGATGAACACAATGATGTGATAACTGGTCAAGAAATAGAGGAATTATCTGATGAAGATTTAAAAATAAAATTAAAAACTACCAATGTATTTGCTAGAGTTAATCCAGAACATAAGGCGTTGATTGTTGACTGTTTACAATCAGAAAAAAACATTGTAGCTATGACTGGCGATGGAGTTAATGATTCACCTAGTTTAGTTAAAGCTGATGTTGGTATTGCTATGGGTATAAATGGTAGTGGTGTTGCTAAGGAGGTTAGTGATGTTATATTATCAGATGATAATTTTAAAAGTATTATTTCAGGTGTTAACTCAGGAAGAAATGTATATGAAAAAATTAAGTACTCAATCTCATTTTTAATTGCAGCTAATATTAGTCAAATAATTACTATTTTATTAATTTTAGCGATTGAAAAAGATTTGGCCCTAAGTTCAGTTAACATATTATTTCATATTTTTATTGTTGAAACAATTATTGCAATACCAATTGGAATGGGTAAGGAAAGAAAAGGGGTAATGAACAATAAACCCCCACTAAATAAAAAAGAGTCCGTTTTAAAAGGTATAATACTTCAAATAACCTTAACAACATTATTTAATTCAATATTTGCATTTTTAAATTATCAATTAACTTTTTTAATTTTAGATACGACAAATCCATATAGAGCTGATTTTGCAAAAACTGGTGTTTATATTGCAATCATATTTGGTCCAATATTTTATGCTTTATTATATAATGATACATTTTTACCAATTAGTTTAAGAATCAAAACTGCCAAAAAAGATAAATTTAAACTTAATTATTATTTAATAAGTTTTATGTTTTTAGCAATAATAACAACTGTGATAACATTATTACCAATAGAAAAACTTAATGCATTCTTTGAATTTAGAACTGAAAACATGCCATATTATTTATGATTGTTATTTTTCTTGTTTTCATTTGTTCAGTTACCATTTATTTATTTTGGATATAACCTATTAAAAAAAACTATAAGCTATTATTCAAAAAATAAGAGTGCAATAAAAAGTCAATAA
- a CDS encoding citrate lyase acyl carrier protein — MKDISITVGSVESGDLMVVISNSTNNKLEIDVKSKFLKQYKDEIYSIVNDVCKSKNVNNLKIEINDQGAIPAVIRARVIAALEKWGS; from the coding sequence ATGAAAGATATTTCGATTACAGTAGGTAGTGTTGAATCTGGAGATTTGATGGTAGTAATTTCCAACTCAACAAATAACAAATTAGAAATAGATGTTAAATCTAAGTTTCTAAAACAATACAAGGATGAAATTTATTCAATTGTTAATGATGTATGTAAATCAAAAAATGTAAATAATTTAAAAATAGAAATAAATGACCAAGGTGCTATCCCAGCGGTTATTAGAGCAAGAGTCATAGCAGCTCTTGAAAAATGAGGTTCATAG
- a CDS encoding aldolase/citrate lyase family protein, with product MKNWKINRSRRHMLFVPADKPAMYRDVVFYKPDTIMFDLEDAVSYSEKDSTRILLREILTDMDYNKYNIETCVRVNGIDTEWFEKDIEACVQSNVNMIRLPKVEKVSDIDYAVKTLETYEKKYNREDKVLLFLAFESALGILNAFEIAKSSERIQGIALGGFDYLLDLKGDKTIERTELLYARQHLVHVARALKLDVFDVVYSNVNDKDGFVKEFKFVKSLGFNGKSVIHPNQIRYINEILKPTPDQVEYALEMVKAFNKSVEDGVGVFLFRGTMVDKPVVEKQIEILKLAEDFDLVKKGDY from the coding sequence ATGAAAAATTGGAAAATAAATCGTAGTCGTAGACATATGTTATTTGTACCGGCAGATAAACCAGCGATGTATCGTGATGTTGTATTTTATAAACCTGATACTATTATGTTTGATTTAGAAGATGCTGTATCTTATTCAGAAAAAGATAGTACAAGAATTTTACTGAGAGAAATATTAACTGATATGGATTACAATAAATATAATATTGAAACTTGTGTAAGGGTTAATGGGATAGATACTGAATGATTTGAGAAAGATATTGAAGCTTGTGTGCAATCTAATGTGAATATGATTAGATTGCCAAAGGTTGAAAAAGTAAGTGACATTGATTATGCGGTTAAAACTTTAGAAACATATGAAAAAAAATACAATAGAGAAGATAAGGTATTATTATTTTTAGCATTTGAGAGTGCATTAGGAATATTAAATGCATTTGAAATAGCGAAATCATCAGAAAGAATTCAAGGAATAGCACTTGGTGGGTTTGATTACTTGCTAGATTTAAAAGGTGATAAAACAATTGAAAGAACTGAACTATTATATGCAAGACAACATCTTGTGCATGTTGCCAGAGCACTTAAATTAGATGTATTTGATGTAGTCTATTCAAATGTTAATGATAAAGATGGGTTTGTAAAAGAATTTAAATTTGTAAAATCATTAGGATTTAATGGTAAATCAGTTATTCACCCAAATCAAATTAGATATATAAATGAAATATTAAAACCAACTCCAGATCAAGTAGAGTATGCTCTTGAAATGGTAAAAGCATTTAACAAGAGTGTTGAAGATGGTGTAGGAGTCTTTTTATTTAGAGGAACAATGGTTGATAAACCTGTTGTAGAAAAACAAATAGAAATATTAAAGTTAGCAGAAGATTTTGATTTAGTTAAGAAAGGGGATTATTAA
- a CDS encoding triphosphoribosyl-dephospho-CoA synthase, with protein sequence MKKVLNNALKSIKTEITFYPCLGLVSKKNSGSHNDMNYKTFLKSYKILKQYLKEINNKFNTIKNFENLKNIGLKYEIEMFKKTNNINTHKGLIFALGIFYYCYITYNKKYNNLKNYIKSFCKTLDNFDYKNINTYGSKLYLKYKVKSARHVACDGYSVVFDIYSFYKKKIKDLKLKHNYKLFFLLIKCCLEIDDTTLINKIGFNNYNKIKTKMNNILLLIDRDKFDKKFYLEIKEFNDYSIHRNISPGGAADILVLVLFLIKNKY encoded by the coding sequence ATGAAAAAAGTACTTAATAATGCACTTAAATCAATAAAAACAGAAATTACTTTTTATCCTTGTTTAGGATTAGTATCAAAAAAGAACTCTGGTAGTCACAATGATATGAATTATAAAACTTTTTTAAAAAGTTACAAAATATTAAAGCAATATTTAAAAGAGATAAATAATAAATTTAACACTATAAAGAATTTTGAAAATCTTAAAAATATTGGATTAAAGTATGAAATTGAAATGTTCAAAAAAACTAATAATATTAATACTCATAAAGGATTAATATTTGCTCTAGGTATTTTTTATTATTGTTACATAACTTATAATAAAAAATATAATAATCTAAAAAACTATATAAAAAGTTTTTGTAAAACTTTAGATAATTTTGATTATAAAAATATTAATACATATGGTTCTAAACTATATTTAAAATATAAAGTTAAAAGCGCTAGACATGTTGCTTGTGATGGTTATAGCGTAGTATTTGATATTTATAGTTTTTACAAAAAGAAAATTAAAGACTTAAAGTTAAAACATAATTACAAGTTATTTTTTTTACTTATAAAATGTTGTTTAGAAATTGATGATACAACATTAATAAATAAAATAGGATTTAATAATTATAATAAAATAAAAACCAAGATGAATAATATTTTGTTATTAATAGATAGAGATAAATTTGATAAAAAATTTTATTTAGAGATTAAAGAATTTAATGATTATTCAATACATAGAAATATTTCACCCGGTGGTGCTGCTGATATACTTGTTTTAGTTTTATTTCTTATTAAGAATAAGTATTAA
- the citF gene encoding citrate lyase subunit alpha, with product MSDKLKQTELDKIKDISYKLKAYNPQELKTSGFSTNKTSLPNYGVNRSKIVSLEEAIKNSGLKSGMTISFHHHFRSGDKTIKLVMEIIDKLKIKDITIASSSFTDAHNFLVDYIKRGVVTGLETSGCRDELGKFVSSGEFKNTMIIRSHGGRARAIESGDLKIDVAFIAASSSDEMGNCNGVIGKSACGSLGYGMVDAQYALKTIIITDHLVDYPNKVISISQSLVDYVVVVDEIGDPNKIVSKEIRLTSAPKEEIIADFISKVIVNTELFKNGFSIQMGTGGASLSAIKALTDNMIAKNIKSSFCLGGITGHQVKWLEDGLTTALFDTQCFDTLAVNSIANNKNHIEISASMYANAHNKSPFVNKLDYVILSALEVDLDFNVNVITGSDGVIRGAQGGHPDTAQGAKITIVALPLIRGRMSCVVDRVTSIVTPGSSVDVIVTDYGIAVNPKRKDIIESLNNKNIKTVSLKEMMDFAYSIVGKPKKIEYDYSKPVAVVEYRDGTIIDIIYKVKEL from the coding sequence ATGAGTGATAAATTAAAACAAACCGAATTAGATAAAATTAAAGATATAAGTTATAAACTTAAAGCATATAATCCTCAAGAATTAAAAACTTCAGGTTTTTCAACAAATAAAACTTCTCTACCAAATTATGGTGTTAATCGTAGTAAAATTGTTTCTCTTGAAGAAGCAATTAAAAATTCAGGATTAAAAAGTGGAATGACAATATCATTCCACCATCATTTTAGAAGTGGTGATAAAACTATTAAACTTGTAATGGAAATAATTGATAAGTTAAAAATAAAAGATATAACTATTGCTAGTAGTAGTTTTACTGACGCACATAATTTCTTAGTTGATTATATTAAAAGAGGTGTTGTAACTGGTTTAGAAACATCAGGTTGTAGAGATGAATTAGGTAAATTTGTTTCATCTGGAGAATTTAAAAATACAATGATCATAAGAAGTCATGGTGGTAGAGCTAGAGCTATTGAATCTGGTGATTTGAAAATTGATGTGGCATTTATTGCAGCTAGTTCTTCTGATGAAATGGGAAATTGTAATGGAGTAATCGGAAAATCTGCTTGTGGTAGTTTGGGTTATGGAATGGTAGATGCTCAATATGCTTTAAAAACTATTATAATAACTGATCATTTGGTTGATTATCCAAATAAAGTAATATCAATATCACAAAGTTTAGTTGATTATGTGGTTGTTGTAGATGAAATTGGAGATCCTAATAAAATAGTTTCAAAAGAGATAAGATTGACTTCTGCTCCAAAAGAAGAAATTATTGCAGATTTTATATCAAAAGTAATTGTAAATACAGAATTATTTAAAAACGGTTTCTCTATTCAAATGGGTACTGGAGGAGCTTCATTATCAGCAATTAAAGCGTTAACTGACAATATGATTGCAAAAAATATTAAATCGTCATTTTGTCTCGGAGGTATTACAGGACATCAAGTAAAATGATTAGAAGATGGATTAACTACAGCTTTATTTGATACTCAATGTTTTGATACACTAGCGGTTAATTCTATTGCAAATAATAAAAATCATATTGAAATATCAGCTTCAATGTATGCTAATGCACATAATAAATCACCATTTGTAAATAAACTTGATTATGTTATCTTAAGTGCATTAGAGGTAGATTTAGATTTTAATGTAAATGTAATAACTGGTAGTGATGGAGTAATAAGAGGAGCACAAGGTGGTCATCCAGATACAGCTCAAGGTGCTAAAATTACAATTGTAGCATTACCACTAATAAGAGGAAGAATGAGTTGCGTTGTTGATAGGGTAACTTCAATTGTTACACCTGGTTCATCTGTCGATGTTATTGTTACTGATTATGGAATTGCTGTAAATCCTAAAAGAAAAGATATTATAGAAAGTTTAAACAACAAGAACATCAAAACAGTTTCATTAAAAGAAATGATGGACTTTGCTTATAGTATAGTTGGAAAACCTAAAAAAATAGAGTACGATTATTCAAAACCAGTTGCAGTAGTTGAGTATAGAGATGGGACAATTATAGATATAATATATAAAGTTAAGGAATTATAA